A section of the Deinococcus taeanensis genome encodes:
- a CDS encoding MBL fold metallo-hydrolase, whose product MSAPFTHGPLRLWSVTTGPIQENALLIAGTDGQGFLIDPGDDAGRLLTLVRGTGVAVQGILLTHAHFDHIGAVQPLREALRVPVWLHPADLELYRAGAQSAARWNLPFTQPADPEHEITAGQTFTAGDLTLTARALPGHAPGHVVFTAPGLVIAGDTLFRGGIGRTDLPGGNHAQLLRGIREELLTLPGDTAVYPGHGPRTTVDFEARTNPYLQ is encoded by the coding sequence ATGAGTGCTCCCTTCACGCACGGCCCGCTGCGCCTCTGGTCGGTGACGACCGGCCCCATCCAGGAGAACGCCCTGCTGATTGCCGGGACGGACGGCCAGGGCTTCCTGATCGACCCGGGTGATGACGCCGGGCGTCTCCTGACGCTGGTGCGCGGCACCGGCGTGGCCGTGCAGGGCATCCTGCTCACGCACGCGCACTTCGACCATATCGGCGCGGTGCAGCCCCTGCGCGAGGCGCTGCGCGTCCCGGTGTGGCTGCACCCCGCTGACCTTGAGCTCTACCGCGCAGGCGCCCAGAGCGCCGCGCGCTGGAACCTGCCGTTCACGCAGCCCGCCGACCCTGAGCATGAGATTACGGCGGGGCAGACGTTCACTGCCGGGGACCTGACCCTGACGGCCCGCGCCCTGCCCGGGCACGCTCCGGGGCACGTGGTGTTCACCGCGCCGGGTCTCGTGATTGCCGGGGATACCCTCTTCCGCGGCGGGATCGGCCGCACGGACCTTCCCGGCGGGAATCACGCGCAACTGCTGCGCGGCATCCGCGAGGAGCTGCTGACCCTGCCGGGCGATACAGCCGTGTACCCCGGGCACGGGCCACGCACCACCGTTGACTTTGAGGCGAGAACCAACCCTTACCTCCAGTAA
- a CDS encoding S8 family peptidase, with the protein MNCTRLLGLVTLTAVLAACGQSPSAQLSADAAPASAPAFVPGELLVQLNGGLSSQSVTALSSLGVQSLETLSTVNGGALLRARITDGQDVLTKARHLASSALVRFAEPNWVYQHQATATDTYFQDGTLWGMYGDGSTPANAYGSQAAEAWAAGHVGSDSVYVGIIDEGYQFDHPDLKGNAWLNPYDALDGLDNDGNGFVDDTRGWDFANNDNTVYDGGTRGSLDAHGTHVAGTIGGTANDGGVVGVNHNVTFISGKFLGRNGGTSANAIKAVNYFTDLKTRHGLNIVALNNSWGGGGFSQALLDAIVSAAKQNILFVAAAGNSGTDNDSTASYPSNYDTTAGAGYDSVIAVAAIDKTGALASFSQYGATTVDLGAPGVAIMSSVPYNKYSSYNGTSMATPHVTGGVALYASTHPGATAAAIRQAVLAAAVPTTSLSGKTVTGGRLNVSGF; encoded by the coding sequence ATGAACTGCACCCGTCTTCTTGGTCTTGTTACCCTCACTGCTGTTCTCGCGGCCTGCGGTCAGAGTCCTTCGGCGCAGCTTTCGGCCGACGCGGCGCCCGCCAGCGCGCCGGCCTTCGTTCCTGGGGAACTGCTGGTGCAGCTCAATGGCGGCCTGAGCAGCCAGTCTGTCACGGCCCTGAGCAGCCTGGGCGTGCAGTCGCTGGAAACCCTGTCCACCGTGAACGGCGGCGCCCTGCTGCGCGCCCGGATCACGGACGGTCAGGACGTGCTGACCAAGGCGCGGCACCTGGCGAGCAGCGCCCTGGTGCGTTTCGCGGAACCCAACTGGGTGTACCAGCATCAGGCGACCGCCACCGACACCTACTTCCAGGACGGCACGCTGTGGGGCATGTACGGCGACGGGAGCACGCCCGCCAACGCCTACGGCAGCCAGGCGGCCGAAGCGTGGGCCGCGGGGCACGTGGGCAGTGACAGCGTGTACGTGGGCATCATTGATGAGGGGTACCAGTTTGACCACCCGGACCTGAAAGGCAACGCGTGGCTGAACCCCTATGACGCCCTGGATGGCCTGGACAACGACGGCAACGGCTTCGTGGATGACACGCGCGGCTGGGATTTCGCGAACAACGACAACACTGTCTACGACGGCGGCACCCGCGGCAGCCTGGACGCGCACGGCACGCACGTGGCCGGCACCATTGGCGGCACGGCCAACGACGGCGGCGTGGTCGGGGTGAACCACAACGTGACGTTCATCAGCGGCAAGTTCCTGGGCCGCAACGGCGGCACGAGCGCCAACGCCATCAAGGCCGTCAACTACTTCACGGACCTGAAGACGCGCCACGGGCTGAACATCGTGGCGCTGAACAACTCCTGGGGCGGCGGCGGGTTCTCCCAGGCCCTGCTTGACGCCATTGTGAGCGCCGCGAAGCAGAACATCCTGTTCGTGGCCGCCGCCGGGAACAGCGGCACCGACAATGATTCCACTGCCAGCTACCCCAGCAACTACGACACCACCGCCGGCGCCGGGTACGACAGCGTGATCGCCGTGGCCGCCATCGATAAGACCGGCGCCCTGGCTTCGTTCAGCCAGTACGGGGCCACCACCGTAGACCTGGGCGCGCCCGGCGTGGCGATCATGAGCAGCGTGCCGTACAACAAGTACAGCAGCTACAACGGCACGAGCATGGCCACCCCGCACGTGACAGGCGGCGTGGCGCTCTATGCCAGCACCCATCCAGGAGCAACGGCCGCAGCGATCAGGCAGGCAGTCCTGGCCGCCGCGGTGCCCACCACCAGCCTGAGCGGCAAGACGGTCACGGGTGGCCGCCTGAACGTCAGCGGCTTCTAG
- a CDS encoding DNA polymerase III subunit delta', whose protein sequence is MSAAADLHGPLLEQTGTFAGNALLLTGPARVGKQDLARAVAAQHNCAGVRGMYGEACGACPSCRALAAGAHPDLLFVEPRATTSTGKAARRRLIPIGAVLRGRDKTREYETHVFEFLEVRPTFRRRVVIVNGAEYLGQEAANALLKLVEEPPHGALFVFLAEDLRSVLPTIVSRSARLNVTPVSDRTLERALQRAGHEPDAELVAFAAGRTGVLNDPAPVRAALQDARDLTGALGESLLRALEAAEALEKRFDPAWHPEVLRFVWRAEPPHVRARADSALSALQAALEAYASPSLSFQVFALALRDAFGHA, encoded by the coding sequence GTGAGTGCCGCTGCCGATCTGCACGGTCCGCTGCTGGAGCAGACGGGCACCTTTGCAGGCAACGCGCTGCTGCTGACCGGTCCGGCCCGCGTGGGCAAGCAGGACCTGGCGCGCGCCGTGGCGGCGCAGCACAACTGCGCCGGCGTGCGGGGCATGTACGGCGAGGCGTGCGGCGCGTGCCCGTCGTGCCGGGCCCTGGCCGCTGGCGCGCACCCGGACCTGCTGTTCGTCGAGCCGCGCGCCACCACCAGCACCGGGAAGGCCGCGCGGCGCAGGCTCATCCCGATCGGCGCGGTGCTGAGGGGCCGGGACAAGACCCGCGAGTACGAAACGCACGTCTTCGAGTTCCTGGAGGTGCGCCCCACCTTCCGGCGCCGCGTGGTGATTGTGAACGGCGCGGAGTACCTGGGGCAGGAAGCCGCCAATGCCCTGCTGAAACTGGTGGAGGAACCCCCGCACGGCGCACTGTTCGTGTTTCTGGCTGAGGACCTCCGGTCGGTGCTGCCCACCATCGTGAGCCGCAGCGCCCGCCTGAATGTCACGCCGGTCAGCGACCGAACGCTGGAACGCGCCCTGCAGCGTGCCGGACACGAGCCCGACGCAGAACTCGTGGCGTTCGCCGCCGGGCGGACAGGCGTGCTGAATGACCCAGCCCCGGTGCGCGCGGCGCTGCAGGACGCCCGGGACCTCACAGGCGCGCTGGGGGAGAGCCTGCTGCGCGCCCTGGAGGCCGCCGAGGCCCTCGAGAAACGATTCGATCCGGCGTGGCACCCGGAGGTGCTGCGTTTCGTGTGGCGTGCCGAGCCCCCACACGTACGGGCCCGGGCGGACTCGGCCCTGAGTGCGCTTCAGGCGGCGCTGGAAGCGTACGCCAGCCCCAGCCTGAGTTTCCAGGTGTTTGCGCTGGCGCTGCGCGACGCGTTCGGGCACGCCTGA
- a CDS encoding DUF2270 domain-containing protein, translating to MPGTGLGSGAQVGGLTDVSYSTNTANALIHLYRAEVGKMTAYRQRLDMTTNWSVVTTAGLASFALGDVNNSHATFLFAMFMNYFFLRLEARRFRTFEIAHHRVRIMERFFYPAMLGDRVDPGWHQLLLAELGKPRSPMTRADALGWRLNRNYLWIYAAVLAAWFAKLDLSQPKGWALSFPEAFALADIGNFPGGMVFAIVGVFYAYLIALAARAARTYPLEEG from the coding sequence ATGCCGGGCACCGGGCTGGGCAGCGGCGCGCAGGTTGGCGGCCTGACCGACGTGAGTTACAGCACGAACACCGCCAACGCCCTCATTCACCTCTACCGCGCCGAGGTGGGCAAGATGACCGCCTACCGCCAGCGGCTCGACATGACCACCAACTGGTCGGTGGTGACCACCGCGGGCCTGGCGTCCTTCGCGCTGGGGGACGTGAACAACAGCCACGCCACATTCCTGTTCGCCATGTTCATGAACTACTTCTTTCTGCGGCTGGAAGCGCGGCGGTTCCGCACCTTCGAAATCGCCCACCACCGCGTGCGGATCATGGAACGCTTCTTCTACCCGGCGATGCTCGGCGATCGCGTGGACCCCGGCTGGCACCAGCTGCTGCTGGCCGAGCTGGGCAAACCGCGCAGCCCCATGACCCGCGCCGACGCCCTGGGCTGGCGCCTGAACCGCAACTACCTGTGGATCTACGCTGCCGTGCTGGCCGCGTGGTTCGCCAAGCTGGACCTCAGCCAGCCCAAAGGCTGGGCCCTCAGCTTCCCGGAAGCGTTCGCGCTGGCCGACATCGGCAATTTTCCCGGCGGGATGGTTTTCGCCATCGTGGGTGTCTTCTACGCGTACCTGATTGCGCTGGCCGCCCGCGCCGCGCGCACCTACCCGCTGGAGGAAGGCTGA
- a CDS encoding S66 family peptidase — protein sequence MLSGPVFLRPPRLVPGSRVAALSLSSGLVTDVMNRYPAGVTQVAQALEWKVVPAPNALRGPAFLADHPEARADDLHWALTSADIHGMVSIIGGDDSVRLLPFLRPDLIRAHPKALLGFSDTTVTLTQFVRAGVMAYHGPALLTDLAENAGLHPFTLQGVRRALVDPPAPFDLTAAPEWSEAVVPWTDEAAQMVRRPFQPGDGWVWLQGDAPAQGHLLGGCAEVLAMLCGTPGWPDRTLWRGAVLALETSEDVPPPRQVGYWLRNYAAQGILGELAGLLLARPRGYTPGMVQDLYGWVRQVLLEAARPDLPVVANMDFGHTSPQLTLLLGGQVRLDPRAGRVTVFP from the coding sequence ATGCTGAGCGGCCCGGTGTTCCTGCGTCCGCCTCGCCTCGTCCCAGGGTCGCGCGTGGCCGCGCTGAGTCTGTCGAGTGGCCTCGTGACGGACGTGATGAACCGCTACCCCGCCGGCGTGACGCAGGTGGCGCAGGCCCTGGAGTGGAAGGTGGTGCCCGCCCCGAACGCGTTGCGAGGCCCGGCGTTCCTGGCGGATCACCCGGAGGCCCGCGCGGATGACCTGCACTGGGCCCTGACGTCAGCGGATATTCACGGCATGGTGAGCATCATCGGGGGTGATGACAGCGTGCGCCTCCTGCCCTTTCTGCGCCCGGACCTGATCCGCGCTCACCCGAAGGCGCTCCTGGGATTCAGCGACACCACGGTCACCCTCACGCAGTTTGTGCGGGCCGGCGTGATGGCCTACCACGGCCCGGCGCTGCTCACGGACCTGGCCGAGAACGCCGGCCTGCACCCGTTCACCCTGCAGGGCGTCCGGCGGGCCCTGGTGGACCCACCCGCACCGTTCGACCTGACGGCCGCGCCTGAATGGAGCGAGGCGGTCGTGCCCTGGACAGATGAGGCGGCGCAGATGGTCCGCCGGCCCTTCCAGCCTGGTGACGGATGGGTGTGGCTGCAGGGAGACGCGCCTGCCCAGGGGCACCTGCTCGGCGGCTGCGCGGAGGTGCTGGCCATGCTGTGCGGCACCCCCGGCTGGCCGGACCGGACCCTGTGGCGGGGCGCGGTGCTGGCCCTGGAAACCAGTGAGGACGTCCCCCCGCCGCGTCAGGTGGGGTACTGGCTGCGCAACTACGCCGCGCAGGGCATCCTGGGTGAACTGGCAGGCCTGCTGCTGGCCCGCCCGCGTGGGTACACGCCGGGCATGGTGCAGGACCTGTACGGCTGGGTCCGGCAGGTGCTGCTGGAGGCCGCCCGGCCGGACCTGCCGGTGGTGGCGAACATGGATTTCGGGCACACCAGCCCGCAGCTCACCCTGCTGCTGGGCGGCCAGGTGCGGCTGGACCCGCGGGCGGGCCGGGTGACGGTCTTTCCCTGA
- a CDS encoding metallophosphoesterase family protein, which translates to MRLLLLSDTHANHTALQAVLSDAAQRRYDQVIHLGDALGYGPHPREVLETLRELDATCVLGNHDQMLLQYADGLRDKKDSVVSMALIWQLSRLSDRDLAGVRLWRDGIDDPDIGARYRHGTPVSLDHYTDSVPAARDAFTQWQGRLAFVGHTHVPAVYATLNSPVGDWVKVQQFQDGGSYMIAPSTRVILNPGSVGQPRDGNPQASYAIYDSARGYFEVFRVTYDIARAQAAALEAGLPQVLAARLAIGK; encoded by the coding sequence GTGCGGCTGCTGCTGCTGTCTGATACTCACGCGAACCACACCGCTCTCCAGGCGGTCCTGAGCGACGCGGCCCAGCGCCGGTACGATCAGGTGATTCACCTGGGGGACGCCCTGGGCTACGGTCCTCACCCGCGGGAGGTGCTTGAGACCCTGCGCGAGCTGGACGCCACATGCGTGCTCGGCAACCACGACCAGATGCTGCTGCAGTACGCCGACGGCCTGCGCGACAAGAAGGACTCGGTCGTGTCCATGGCGTTGATATGGCAGCTCTCACGCCTCTCCGACCGGGACCTGGCGGGGGTGCGCCTGTGGCGTGACGGCATTGACGACCCGGACATCGGCGCGCGCTACCGGCACGGCACGCCCGTGAGCCTGGATCACTACACGGACTCCGTGCCGGCGGCGCGTGACGCGTTCACGCAGTGGCAGGGCCGGCTGGCGTTTGTGGGGCACACGCACGTCCCGGCGGTGTACGCCACGCTGAACTCCCCGGTGGGTGACTGGGTGAAGGTGCAGCAGTTCCAGGACGGCGGCAGCTACATGATCGCGCCCAGCACCCGCGTGATCCTGAACCCCGGCAGTGTGGGCCAGCCGCGCGACGGGAACCCGCAGGCCAGTTACGCCATCTACGACTCGGCGCGCGGGTATTTTGAGGTGTTCCGCGTGACCTACGACATCGCGCGGGCGCAGGCGGCGGCGCTGGAGGCCGGTCTGCCGCAGGTGCTGGCCGCGCGGCTCGCCATCGGGAAGTAG
- a CDS encoding GNAT family N-acetyltransferase — translation MHAAVTVRRLTPADAPGYRAARLAALEADPEAFLTSAAEFAALPAGQLAGRLAPDAPGVTLGALVSGNLCGLLTLVREVAPVLAHRVNVYGVSVALDARGQGIGEALVRAGITLACSWDGVTSLHLAVMSSQEPARRLYERCGFRVWGTRPDAVHRDGQVLSEHHMLLEC, via the coding sequence ATGCACGCGGCGGTCACCGTCCGCCGACTGACTCCGGCGGACGCCCCCGGGTACCGCGCCGCCCGGCTGGCCGCGCTGGAAGCCGACCCGGAGGCGTTTCTGACCAGTGCCGCCGAGTTCGCGGCGCTGCCCGCCGGGCAGCTGGCCGGGCGTCTCGCGCCGGACGCGCCGGGCGTAACCCTCGGCGCCCTGGTGAGCGGCAACCTGTGCGGCCTGCTCACCCTGGTGCGTGAGGTCGCGCCCGTTCTTGCGCACCGCGTGAACGTCTACGGCGTGTCCGTCGCGCTCGACGCGCGCGGCCAGGGCATCGGGGAGGCGCTGGTGCGCGCCGGAATCACCCTGGCGTGTTCGTGGGACGGCGTGACGTCCCTGCACCTCGCGGTGATGAGTTCGCAGGAGCCCGCGCGGCGCCTGTACGAACGCTGCGGGTTCCGGGTGTGGGGCACCCGGCCGGACGCCGTTCACCGGGACGGGCAGGTGCTGAGCGAGCATCACATGCTGCTGGAATGCTGA